A single genomic interval of Coccidioides posadasii str. Silveira chromosome 1, complete sequence harbors:
- a CDS encoding uncharacterized protein (EggNog:ENOG410PJ3I~COG:L~BUSCO:8050at33183) yields MKSPNRDIPRLSSLEAVTIDLKPCPSIFVLPTHLTLEELHGVEETLTACGALVTYDIREAGLVLGKLSQKKRAALELRARGLWTEEISHPAETPCTPPVKRRRLNSPAGTVSPVKEPQTIDLDSVSEFEGSDRLDSPKKSHKKVLKPPATPAALAPASIDPPLSPPHDNDIRVLRLEWLRESLAARHSLPMKPYTVYYASKQPRPDTTSYTTSPLGLGLECDTVHSTPQTPSRKRDGDSLGILERARADAATVPRPLLVPSVKSQRARLNHGSRPSQKLRPKLYRKSTSEHEGATPLPPAPDWVRDNVLYACLRSAPLHPPNEGFINQLLKIKRIRELTLDEIGVRAYSTSIAAIAAYPYPLQTPEEVLTIPGCETRIANWFAEWKQSPDGILEAANQLDTDPVYSTLNMFYNIWGVGAKSARDFYYHRNWRDLDDVVEHGWDSLSRVQQIGVKYYDEFMEGITRAEVESISHVVLEHARRARPDSDYDGKGIECIIVGGYRRGKERSGDVDIILSHRDEGVTHNLVYDVVSSLEEDGWITHTLALHLTNTQRDQQPLPYRGETARGKHHFDTLDKALVVWQDPHFDSSAASESISEEHETIAQPSSDEQDDKIDLSDKSTSETPSQEPAITRKRNPNLHRRVDIIISPWRSVGCAVLGWSGDTTFERDLRRYAKKAYNWKFDSSGIRAREGSGGRVIDLESKGETWEERERLVMEGLGVGWRPPEERCTR; encoded by the coding sequence ATGAAAAGTCCAAATCGTGATATCCCTAGGCTCTCTTCTCTGGAGGCGGTCACAATTGATCTGAAACCGTGTCCATCGATATTTGTCTTGCCGACGCATCTCACCCTTGAAGAATTACATGGAGTGGAGGAGACCCTGACAGCCTGTGGTGCTCTTGTGACCTATGACATTAGGGAGGCAGGCTTGGTGCTTGGGAAGCTCTCTCAAAAAAAGCGCGCTGCCCTAGAACTTCGTGCAAGGGGTCTATGGACCGAGGAGATCTCTCATCCGGCTGAAACTCCCTGTACCCCCCCGGTGAAAAGGCGTCGCCTTAATAGCCCTGCAGGCACGGTTTCACCAGTGAAAGAACCTCAAACTATTGATCTAGATTCAGTGTCTGAGTTCGAAGGGTCCGATAGACTGGATTCTCCGAAGAAAAGTCATAAAAAGGTATTAAAGCCACCGGCAACTCCAGCTGCTTTGGCTCCAGCATCAATTGATCCTCCGCTATCTCCACCTCACGACAACGATATACGGGTGTTGAGGCTGGAATGGCTACGTGAATCACTGGCAGCGAGGCACTCCTTGCCCATGAAACCATATACCGTTTATTATGCAAGCAAGCAACCGCGGCCCGATACCACTAGCTATACCACATCCCCTTTGGGACTGGGTTTGGAATGTGACACCGTCCACTCCACGCCTCAAACTCCTTCTCGAAAAAGAGATGGAGATTCCCTAGGGATCCTCGAACGAGCGAGGGCAGATGCAGCGACAGTCCCCCGGCCTCTCCTAGTTCCGTCCGTGAAATCTCAACGGGCAAGGTTAAACCATGGAAGCAGGCCAAGCCAGAAGCTACGCCCGAAGCTATACCGAAAATCAACGTCCGAACATGAAGGAGCTACTCCTCTCCCTCCCGCTCCAGATTGGGTTCGTGACAATGTGCTGTATGCATGCCTTCGGTCTGCCCCTCTCCACCCACCCAACGAAGGATTCATCAATCAGCTTCTCAAGATCAAGAGAATCCGAGAGCTCACTTTGGATGAGATTGGGGTGCGAGCCTACAGTACCTCTATAGCGGCGATTGCTGCGTATCCTTACCCTCTTCAAACACCCGAAGAAGTCCTGACTATCCCCGGATGTGAGACAAGGATAGCAAATTGGTTTGCAGAATGGAAGCAGAGTCCTGATGGAATACTGGAAGCAGCGAACCAGCTTGATACCGATCCTGTGTATTCCACCTTGAACATGTTTTACAACATATGGGGAGTCGGTGCAAAGTCAGCCCGGGATTTCTACTACCACAGAAATTGGCGCGACCTTGATGATGTCGTTGAACATGGCTGGGATAGTTTGTCTCGGGTTCAACAGATCGGAGTTAAATATTACGATGAATTTATGGAGGGTATCACACGAGCAGAAGTCGAATCCATCTCGCATGTTGTGCTTGAGCATGCTCGCAGAGCGAGACCAGATTCTGATTATGACGGGAAAGGCATCGAATGCATTATTGTCGGTGGTTACCGAAGAGGCAAAGAACGGAGTGGAGATGTAGATATCATTCTCAGCCATCGCGACGAAGGTGTCACGCACAACCTTGTTTACGATGTGGTATCTAGTCTCGAGGAAGACGGTTGGATCACCCATACCCTCGCATTACATCTTACCAACACCCAGCGCGATCAGCAACCGTTACCGTACCGCGGTGAAACTGCAAGAGGGAAGCACCATTTCGACACGCTTGATAAAGCCCTGGTTGTATGGCAGGATCCACACTTCGATTCATCAGCAGCTTCCGAGTCGATATCAGAAGAGCATGAGACAATAGCCCAACCCAGCTCCGACGAACAGGACGATAAAATCGACCTCAGCGATAAAAGCACTTCTGAAACTCCGTCACAAGAGCCGGCTATTACCAGAAAAAGGAACCCAAACCTCCATCGACGCGTTGACATTATCATCTCGCCGTGGCGGAGTGTTGGGTGCGCAGTGCTCGGCTGGTCCGGTGACACAACATTCGAAAGAGATTTGCGTCGGTATGCCAAGAAAGCCTATAATTGGAAATTTGATTCAAGCGGCATTCGAGCACGGGAGGGTAGTGGAGGACGTGTGATCGACTTGGAGAGTAAGGGGGAAACCTGGGAGGAGAGGGAGCGATTGGTTATGGAAGGATTGGGGGTAGGATGGAGGCCCCCGGAAGAAAGGTGTACACGATGA
- a CDS encoding uncharacterized protein (EggNog:ENOG410PITG~COG:S), which translates to METEYLSGEELDREIVQLLDDYRFAHAPDFRSRTDLSADDVAESIRKSEAAEDRFSAAFSDRPNWDLARLRDFSSGSYERALEIVRDWARSIVWPGNGEGGLLTQTAATSQACSRQLEQFMESSLWPFVKIVRVYLEAAVLRLGLVLTDLPGFRDANAARVSTTRQYLSNCDHIFVVSGISRAIDDATISNVIEEHVKTPPSVGRTRTPGLTVVCSRAAELNSRIMGRYENEIDTTERRRLENELRLAYAGNVLDWRRHREAEIAHLALFVNARNSSVAVRLRERVPDVEFEVFCVDMGHYQRPFNEKQVKLSGIPTLRRFCHSIPAASLYATGRNFLNISLPSLVNSLEVWYDSGTHARSQPLLNQVSIRDLFGKLDSLKQNWTDEQHHLGQASLRTSYRRNREAIQAAANAACEECLHHEIKNSTPGGQGIELISDNSFDKWFDVLSSALDGLKENARAAQAPRSLLSSFIYWKYDIERIIQEAQLAYMNSLRSLKRDATGGHAISLITKNMAPTYRICARDRGSGVHVRSQCCIHNQVKNTGIFDSIDQEVQRSLEAFAHRTASSLYEQVKGVFEAIDSAIAAVDTADETLIETHPAFFESMGHVLPWAKDFVTQRTQRRKCAFHRLGIMSTSK; encoded by the exons ATGGAGACCGAGTATCTTAGTGGTGAGGAATTAGACCGGGAAATTGTCCAACTTCTCGATGACTACCGATTTGCCCACGCCCCTGATTTCAGGAGTCGTACAGATCTCTCCGCCGATGACGTTGCAGAGTCAATACGGAAATctgaagctgctgaagaCAGGTTCTCTGCGGCTTTTTCTGATCGGCCAAACTGGGACCTAGCTCGGTTACGTGATTTCAGCTCGGGTAGTTACGAGCGAGCCTTGGAGATAGTCCGCGACTGGGCTCGGTCCATCGTTTGGCCTGGTAATGGAGAGGGTGGTCTCCTAACGCAAACGGCAGCCACTTCTCAAGCGTGCTCCAGGCAGTTGGAGCAGTTTATGGAATCCTCTCTCTGGCCATTCGTGAAAATTGTTCG AGTATATCTCGAGGCCGCCGTGCTTCGACTTGGCCTTGTTCTAACAGATTTGCCGG GCTTTCGTGACGCTAATGCCGCCCGAGTCTCAACGACGAGACAATATCTTTCAAACTGTGATCATATTTTCGTTGTATCTGGAATTAGCCGCGCCATAGATGATGCGACAATATCGAATGTTATCGAGGAGCACGTCAAAACGCCGCCTAGTGTCGGCCGCACTAGGACACCCGGACTTACTGTTGTCTGCTCGCGCGCTGCC GAATTAAATTCGCGAATTATGGGTAGATATGAAAACGAAATTGACACAACTGAACGTCGGAGACTAGAAAATGAGTTGAGGCTCGCATATGCAGGCAACGTGCTGGATTGGAGAAGGCACAGGGAAGCCGAAATTGC TCACTTAGCACTGTTTGTTAATGCGAGAAATTCTTCGGTTGCAGTTAGACTCAGGGAACGGGTCCCTGACGTGGAGTTTGAGGTCTTTTGCGTTGACATGGGTCATTATCAAAGGCCTTTCAATGAAAAGCAAGTTAAACTGAGCGGTATACCGACATTGAGACGATTCTGCCATTCTATTCCGGCAGCATCGTTATACGCGACCGGTCGCAATTTTCTGAACATTTCACTGCCATCTCTTGTTAACTCTCTAGAAGTGTGGTATGATTCTGGTACCCATGCGAGAAGCCAACCTTTGTTGAATCAAGTTTCAATAAGGGATTTATTTGGG AAACTCGACTCACTAAAGCAGAACTGGACGGATGAGCAGCATCATTTGGGTCAAGCCTCCCTAAGGACCTCTTACA GACGCAATAGAGAAGCAATACAGGCTGCAGCCAACGCTGCTTGCGAGGAATGCTTACACCACGAAAT CAAGAATTCCACGCCAGGCGGGCAAGGGATAGAACTCATTTCCG ATAATAGTTTTGACAAGTGGTTCGACGTGCTAAGCTCTGCCCTTGACGGCCTTAAGGAAAATGCTCGAG CTGCTCAGGCACCGCGGTCCCTATTATCCAGCTTTATATATTGGAAATATGACATCGAGCGGATCATACAAGAGGCTCAACTCGCGTATATGAACTCGCTAAG ATCCCTGAAACGGGATGCTACTGGTGGCCATGCCATATCGCTTATTACTAAAAACATGGCTCCTACTTACCGGATCTGTGCGCGAGATAGAG GATCTGGTGTACACGTTCGCTCGCAATGCTGTATCCATAATCAGGTTAAGAATACAGGTATATTCGACTCTATCGATCAGGAAGTTCAAAGATCACTGGAAGCGTTTGCCCACAGGACGGCATCATCCTTATATGAACAAGTCAAGGGCGTTTTTGAAGCAATTGATAGTGCAATTGCTGCTGTGGATACGGCAGATGAAACATTAATAGAGACTCATCCTGCTTTTTTTGAAAGCATGGGGCACGTATTGCCTTGGGCCAAGGACTTTGTGACTCAAAGAACACAGAGAAGAAAGTGTGCTTTCCACCGACTAGGCATAATGTCCACATCCAAGTAA
- a CDS encoding uncharacterized protein (EggNog:ENOG410PITG~COG:S), which produces MDTPPFGSPWTSSNRGVFIFDPPTPSRSSEHRPKSTLSGLFHQNSSDREATRPSSRRSNESSNVSLSPARQNDASQITTLAQSMFRLDPRSQTSGTSSQNATSWEPSRFEHTDFTFALSPRNVPLPPSVSSRTPSELSTSTAAPRNVTLPVSVSSRTPSELSRSAAAPFRALNEIHPNSMRQSSSSASARTSSPTSVSGGITISELFNPASRNAASDSAPSIRSSIGHISVVDGIAQMNINGGRNSSSNRTTHPTLPRGSPHGDDFHRPQTDYRYPIEQETLQENQSYFNAEFQTKLRNGTDVAQTIAELLRESGIVNEGLNNVLRTAEELSVYNPPITRTVAVVGDPGEGQSSLINALLHRDELATTRWRSGDALSHGIPTPT; this is translated from the exons ATGGACACCCCACCATTCGGATCACCTTGGACAAGCTCCAACAGAGGTGTTTTCATCTTTGACCCTCCAACACCCTCGCGGTCATCAGAACATCGCCCAAAGTCCACCCTATCGGGCCTCTTTCACCAGAACTCTTCGGATCGGGAAGCCACACGGCCTTCCTCGAGGCGCTCTAATGAATCATCAAACGTTAGCCTTAGTCCCGCTCGCCAAAACGATGCGAGTCAGATCACTACACTGGCACAGAGCATGTTTAGGTTAGACCCTAGGTCGCAAACCTCAGGGACAAGTTCTCAAAATGCCACATCGTGGGAGCCATCCCGGTTCGAACATACTGACTTCACATTTGCCTTGTCCCCTCGTAATGTTCCCCTTCCACCGAGTGTGTCTAGCAGGACACCGTCTGAACTATCCACATCAACAGCGGCCCCTCGTAATGTCACTCTTCCGGTGAGTGTGTCTAGCAGGACACCATCGGAACTATCCAGGTCAGCAGCGGCCCCATTTAGAGCGTTAAATGAAATTCATCCCAATTCAATGAGACAATCATCTTCATCGGCTTCGGCACGAACCAGCAGCCCGACGTCCGTCTCTGGCGGCATCACAATTTCTGAATTATTCAATCCTGCATCTCGCAATGCGGCATCTGATTCCGCGCCCTCTATCCGAAGTTCTATTGGCCACATATCCGTAGTCGATGGCATTGCGCAAATGAATATCAATGGAGGACGTAATTCATCCTCGAACCGGACGACACACCCTACTTTGCCTCGCGGAAGCCCACACGGGGACGATTTTCACCGGCCACAAACCGACTATCGATACCCTATCGAACAGGAGACTCTTCAAGAGAATCAGTCGTACTTCAACGCGGAATTTCAAACCAAGTTGAGAAATGGAACTGATGTTGCTCAAACTATTGCAGAGCTTCTTCGCGAGTCAGGCATTGTGAATGAAGGTCTTAATAATGTTCTTCGAACGGCAGAAGAGCTATCGGTCTATAATCCTCCTATAACACGAACCGTAGCTGTGGTAGGAGACCCTGGTGAAG GCCAAAGCAGCTTGATCAATGCATTGCTCCACCGGGATGAGCTAGCTACAACG CGATGGCGAAGCGGTGACGCGCTTTCCCACGGAATACCGACACCTACTTGA
- the ECM14 gene encoding Putative metallocarboxypeptidase ecm14 (SECRETED:SignalP(1-20)~EggNog:ENOG410PF8X~COG:O~MEROPS:MER0013421~BUSCO:4453at33183) has protein sequence MHILQVITGATLVSVPFVSAIPSSTSEFLPSTAEQNSAVLHSQGRSPPRLWTRLRDSIIETIWRVPSRQHNPSRIPSSLSIPRAPSSIRARYGDDVVLRFTIRSQNDVQALIEASNILFLDIWASTNEWVDIRLAKDVVSSLLGLLPSSLRTAHVPIIHDLAQAVYESYPQPVSSVPNPHHAFSPSVQQSSETQNIFFQDYQPLSVIIPWMRLLASMFSTHVRLVNLGTSYEGREIVGFRIGVRPANADLPTERRKAIVITGGSHAREWIGVSTVNYVAYSLITGYGKSRAITKLVEEFDWVLIPTMNPDGYVYTWETDRLWRKNRQENNLQFCPGVDLDRTWGYEWDGSDSRSNPCSEDFAGDGPFGGRESKVIAQWALNETNHHNVTFVGFLDLHSYSQQILYPYSYSCTNIPPTLENLEELAIGIAKAIRLTDHEHYDVSSACEGSVSSHKKRRGAALRSMQSAGGSALDWFYHDLHVRYAYQLKLRDKGGYGFLLPKKNIVPTGKEVYNAVLVFGQFLLGRGAQDIDWEGDFQFPAHSRPNVPEKEYRGPDEEYEISNQLEDDDNENDTLLGFRTQKV, from the exons ATGCATATACTGCAAGTGATCACAGGTGCTACACTAGTATCTGTCCCCTTTGTCTCTGCCATCCCGTCCTCCACCAGCGAATTCCTCCCTTCCACGGCTGAGCAGAACTCCGCAGTTCTTCATTCTCAAGGCCGGTCTCCGCCCAGGTTATGGACCAGGCTGCGTGATTCAATTATAGAAACTATTTGGCGAGTACCAAGCCGGCAGCACAATCCCTCCAGGATCCCATCATCGCTTTCGATCCCACGGGCGCCATCTTCAATCCGCGCGCGCTATGGCGACGATGTCGTACTCCGATTCACTATCCGATCCCAAAACGATGTCCAGGCTCTCATAGAGGCGTCGAATATCCTATTCCTCGACATATGGGCATCGACAAACGAGTGGGTGGATATTAGACTGGCAAAGGATGTG GTTTCATCCCTCTTAGGATTACTTCCCAGCTCCCTAAGAACAGCTCATGTCCCTATCATCCATGATCTGGCCCAAGCGGTCTACGAGTCTTATCCTCAGCCTGTCTCTTCCGTCCCAAACCCACACCACGCTTTTTCGCCTTCAGTCCAACAATCTTCTGAGACTCAgaatatattctttcaaGACTACCAGCCGCTTTCCGTTATCATACCTTGGATGCGTCTGCTGGCGTCTATGTTCTCCACCCATGTTCGACTGGTAAATCTGGGCACCTCGTATGAAGGCCGCGAAATTGTTGGCTTTCGTATCGGTGTCCGCCCTGCAAATGCAGATCTTCCTACTGAACGCCGCAAGGCTATCGTGATCACTGGTGGCTCACATGCCAGAGAGTGGATTGGCGTTTCTACTGTAAACTATGTCGCCTATTCTCTCATCACAGGCTACGGCAAGTCTCGAGCTATCACCAAACTAGTCGAAGAGTTCGACTGGGTGCTAATACCGACAATGAATCCCGACGGCTATGTCTATACCTGGGAAACGGATCGGCTCTGGCGGAAAAATCGACAAGAAAACAATCTGCAGTTTTGCCCGGGGGTCGATCTCGACCGTACCTGGGGCTATGAATGGGACGGTAGCGACAGCAGAAGCAACCCCTGTTCCGAGGATTTTGCAGGAGATGGTCCATTTGGTGGCAGAGAGTCAAAGGTGATCGCACAGTGGGCGCTGAACGAAACCAATCACCACAATGTTACGTTTGTGGGCTTCCTTGATCTACACTCATACTCTCAGCAAATACTCTATCCCTATTCTTACTCATGCACCAACATTCCCCCAACGCTGGAGAACCTCGAAGAATTGGCCATTGGTATTGCAAAGGCCATTCGACTTACCGACCATGAACATTACGACGTGAGTTCTGCCTGCGAAGGCTCCGTTAGTTCTCACAAAAAACGCAGGGGTGCCGCCCTGAGAAGCATGCAAAGTGCTGGAGGAAGCGCCCTAGACTGGTTTTACCATGATCTTCATGTCCGATATGCCTATCAGCTTAAGCTTCGGGACAAGGGAGGCTATGGCTTCTTGTTGCCCAAAAAAAACATTGTTCCCACCGGAAAAGAAGTTTATAATGCTGTTCTAGTTTTTGGGCAGTTCCTACTCGGGAGAGGTGCCCAAGATATAGACTGGGAAGGGGATTTTCAGTTCCCTGCCCATTCTCGCCCTAACGTTCCCGAAAAGGAATATCGAGGCCCGGACGAAGAGTACGAGATTTCCAATCAGTTAGAAGACGATGATAATGAAAACGATACTTTGTTGGGGTTTCGTACACAGAAAGTTTGA
- a CDS encoding uncharacterized protein (EggNog:ENOG410PK7C~COG:P~TransMembrane:6 (i12-41o53-76i121-146o152-171i224-251o271-294i)~BUSCO:10262at33183): MTRRLLATGQRAVTVGTFFSLGHSTIVIITSIVVAATAAAVSSKFDAYGKVGGIIGSSVSSAFLILLGIMNAYILYKLIQQIKKALKTKQGAEEIWKIEGGGVLFRVLKAMFKLINRPWKMYPLGVLFGLGFDTSSEIALLGISSVQAAKGTSIWVILIFPILFTAGMCLIDTIDGALMLSLYIQPATHFLPSSSPSSPSSAPVPGTTAGPQAISRSPRDPIAFLYYSIVLTCLTVIVAVVIGVLQLLTLILNAAEPEGRFWDGVETAGEYYDVIGGAICGCFIIIGGISVLVYPNWRQWAARKYATHDGPDEIIDDVERGGGSTPPSQTRSDITKDGTVINTKSREPNTK, translated from the exons ATGACCCGCCGGCTCTTAGCTACAGGCCAACGGGCAGTAACTGTGGGAACCTTTTTCTCTCTCGGCCATTCAAC GATCGTTATAATAACTTCTATTGTCGTAGCTGCCACCGCAGCAGCCGTGTCCTCTAAATTTGATGCGTATGGCAAGGTTGGAGGGATCATTGGAAGCTCAGTCAGCTCCGCATTCCTCATACTTCTAGGAATCATGAATGCCTATATTCTGTATAAATTAATCCAGCAGATAAAAAAGGCCCTAAAAACCAAGCAAGGAGCGgaagagatttggaaaattGAGGGAGGCGGGGTCTTGTTCAGAGTTTTGAAGGCGATGTTCAAGTTAATTAACCG CCCATGGAAGATGTATCCTTTGGGAGTTCTTTTCGGTCTTGGTTTCGACACCTCTTCGGAAATTGCGTTGCTTGGTATCTCTTCAGTCCAGGCAGCTAAAGGAACGAGCATCTGGGTCATTTTGATATTTCCTATCTTGTTCACAG CTGGGATGTGTCTCATTGACACCATCGATGGTGCCCTGATGCTGTCTTTATACATTCAACCAGCAACGCACTTCCTTCCCTCCTCTTCTCCGTCCTCCCCATCCTCAGCTCCCGTTCCAGGGACCACTGCGGGGCCACAAGCGATTTCCCGTAGTCCCCGGGATCCGATCGCGTTCCTTTACTACTCCATCGTATTGACGTGTTTGACTGTCATTGTCGCCGTAGTAATCGGCGTCCTCCAGCTTTTAACCCTCATTCTCAATGCTGCAGAACCAGAGGGGAGATTCTGGGACGGCGTGGAAACTGCCGGGGAGTATTATGATGTTATAGGTGGTGCAATTTGTGGATGCTTTATCATTATTGGTGGTATCAGTGTGTTGGTGTATCCAAATTGGCGGCAGTGGGCGGCTAGGAAATACGCGACCCACGATGGCCCTGATGAGATTATCGACGATGTTGAACGCGGAGGTGGGTCTACCCCGCCATCCCAAACCCGTTCTGATATCACCAAGGATGGCACAGTCATTAATACAAAGAGTCGCGAGCCAAATACCAAGTGA